A single region of the Tursiops truncatus isolate mTurTru1 chromosome 18, mTurTru1.mat.Y, whole genome shotgun sequence genome encodes:
- the LOC101329756 gene encoding LOW QUALITY PROTEIN: E3 ubiquitin-protein ligase TRAF7 (The sequence of the model RefSeq protein was modified relative to this genomic sequence to represent the inferred CDS: inserted 6 bases in 6 codons; deleted 2 bases in 2 codons; substituted 7 bases at 7 genomic stop codons), which produces MSLGMSTSCNCFSLGRGGTSKYKQYPRLTVPGMKRTQQVPTPISTLPATQMLLDSSISICFLHSEPSVSLFPTFSLSYGEKEPKTLGFAXQPSXKLCFQLCCRLFKDLEITMCIHTFCQRCSLKSQKGPVDNAKLTVVENTSAVAEQIWELFIHXKPVCNMAGXQKPSSWMCTSMVPFTIKFSAXKNQKGSCDYSPXCAPNNPSYLLFLKMNLEAHLKECEHIKYPHSKYXHMFNGNQDMYETHLGTCHFKSLHGFLQSRDKCFHEVHVVLAWKNQENHSLSSMLGKVSENTDKLMKSLELKFDVMDKKXSQLSYDLMEFQREVSMLNDELSHTSAWLNTGILGSXDPQQSFNFKGNFLVHQCPICCLCXYSMDDLXLRGSSDQTTNTWDTCTTLHSGVQSLQCSEDCIITRXGVQNLQKTNIIQANNSPMYMLVCLHNMLLSGLLKAIKTWDIMGTKLQLKKDLTGLNKWVWAVVAVQXSFYQTSKIWDIWKFNCIHVLQTSGGSIYSINVMNHFIVCGTYENLMHVWDIESKKHVWTLTGGHMGTVYALVVILMSDQIKVFSTCYYQSLKVWNRDNIIYMQILLYQQGRVTVLVVSRDQLLGAVGSTVKVWIC; this is translated from the exons ATGAGCTTGGGCATGAGCACCAGCTGCAACTGCTTTTCTTTGGGGCGGGGGGGTACCAGCAAGTACAAACAGTACCCTCGTCTAACTGTTCCAGGGATGAAGAGGACACAGCaagtccccacccccatcagcaCCCTCCCTGCCACTCAGATGCTGCTTGACTCCTCCATCTCCATCTGCTTCCTCCACTCTGAGCCCAGCGTGTCCCTGTTCCCCACGTTCTCCCTGTCCTATGGGGAGAAGGAGCCAAAGACACTGGGGTTTGCCTAGCAGCCCT GAAAGCTCTGCTTCCAGCTTTGCTGCCGTTTGTTCAAGGACCTTGAGATCACCATGTGCATACACACATTCTGTCAAAGATGCTCCTTGAAGTCACAGAAGGGTCCTGTGGACAATGCCAAGCTGACGGTGGTAGAGAACACCAGTGCGGTGGCTGAGCAGATCTGGGAGCTCTTCATTCACTGAAAGCCTGTCTGCAACATGGCAG ATCAGAAGCCATCTTCTTGGATGTGTACCTCCATGGTGCCTTTCACCATCAAGTTTAGTGCTTAGAAGAACCAAAAGGGGAGCTGTGACTACAGCC AATGTGCCCCCAACAACCCCAGCTACCTGCTCTTCCTCAAGATGAACCTGGAGGCTCATCTCAAAGAGTGTGAACACATCAAGTATCCTCATTCCAAGTACTGACACATGTTCAATGGGAACCAGGACATGTATGAGACACACCTGGGGACATGCCACTTCAAGAGCTTACATGGATTCCTGCAGTCAAGGGACAAATGCTTCCATGAGGTACACGTAGTGCTGGCCtggaagaaccaggaaaatcactCTCTTTCTTCTATGCTGGGCAAAGTCTCAGAGAATACTGACAAGCTGATGAAGAGCCTTGAGCTCAAGTTTGATGTCATGGACAAAAAATAGAGCCAGCTCAGCTACGACCTCATGGAGTTCCAGAGGGAGGTATCT ATGTTGAATGACGAGCTGTCCCACACCAGTGCATGGCTGAACACGGGCATCCTAGGATCCTAAGACCCTCAGCAGAGTTTCAACTTCAAAGGAAACTTTCTGGTCCATCAGTGCCCCATCTGCtgtctct tctattccatggATGACC CCCTTAGGGGCTCCTCTGACCAGACCACCAATACATGGGACACATGTACCACCTTGCATTCAGGGGTACAATCTCTACAGTGCTCAGAAGACTGCATCATCACCAGGTAGGGTGTCCAGAACCTGCAGAAGACCAACATAATCCAGGCCAACAACAGCCCAATGTACATGCTGGTCTGTTTGCATAACATGCTCTTGAGTGGTCTCCTGAAGGCCATAAAGACCTGGGACATTATGGGTACCAAACTGCAGTTGAAGAAGGATCTCACAGGCCTCAACAAGTGGGTGTGGGCAGTGGTGGCTGTTC GCAGCTTCTACCAGACAAGCAAGATCTGGGACATTTGGAAGTTCAACTGCATCCATGTCCTGCAGACATCTGGTGGCAGTATCTACTCTATTAACGTGATGAATCACTTCATCGTGTGTGGCACCTATGAGAATCTCATGCATGTGTGGGATATTGAGTCCAAGAAGCATGTATGGACCTTGACTGGC GGCCACATGGGCACCGTGTATGCCCTGGTGGTTATCTTGATGTCAGACCAGATCAAAGTCTTCAGCACATGCTACTACCAGTCCCTCAAGGTTTGGAATAGGGACAACATCATCTACATGCAGATCCTGCTGTATCAACAGGGCAGGGTGACTGTACTGGTTGTGTCCCGGGACCAACTTTTAGGGGCTGTGGGTAGTACTGTGAAGGTCTGGATTTGCTAA